A genomic region of Dreissena polymorpha isolate Duluth1 chromosome 4, UMN_Dpol_1.0, whole genome shotgun sequence contains the following coding sequences:
- the LOC127878941 gene encoding heat shock 70 kDa protein 12A-like has product MKEDLTNISESQVAGLKADDIHWVLTVPAIWNDSAKHFMRLAAEQAGIASDKLSLALEPEAASLYCRHLRVQREGGSSISTLRVGKKYLVLDAGGGTIDITVHEVCAGGNLKEVHKASGGDWGGTKVDAEFMDFLGELTDTSVMQIFKEDHMEDYIELLRDFEIKKRAVDTTNGGKITIKVPVSFLECVQDTTGQSMKNKLQTTGYGKRITMAGDKLRLDADIMSSFFTTSLLNIVEHLSDLLQKPECKGVEAILMVGGYSESILLQDAIKQQFPHVKILVPPEAGLAVLKGAVIYGHCPSAITERVSKYTYGISTTETFDKNKHPWSKREVFSDGTIRCVDVWSVIVTAGDKLVVGEAQNEREYFPVYEDQEFLHLPIFVTSDKDPKFTTDVGSKKVGSVTVPVSGSGTDRSVGVRMIFGGTEITVECVEKATGKITQLDIAFLM; this is encoded by the exons ATGAAGGAAGATTTGACAAATATTTCTGAAAGTCAAGTAGCAGGATTGAAAGCAGACGACATTCACTGGGTTTTGACTGTGCCTGCTATCTGGAATGATTCAGCAAAACATTTTATGAGACTTGCCGCCGAACAG GCTGGAATTGCATCGGACAAACTTTCCCTTGCATTAGAACCAGAGGCAGCCTCTCTTTACTGCAGACACCTGCGCGTGCAGAGAGAAGGGGGATCAAGTATTTCGACCTTGCGAGTTGGAAAGAAATATTTGGTTTTAGATGCGGGAG GTGGAACAATTGATATAACGGTCCACGAGGTTTGCGCAGGGGGAAACCTCAAAGAGGTCCACAAGGCTAGTGGCGGTGACTGGGGAGGAACAAAGGTAGATGCAGAGTTTATGGACTTTCTGGGAGAGCTTACAG ATACATCAGTTATGCAGATATTCAAAGAAGACCATATGGAAGATTACATTGAACTTCTTCGTGACTTTGAAATCAAAAAGAGAGCCGTAGATACCACAAATGGTGGTAAAATTACAATTAAAGTACCAGTATCCTTTCTTGAATGCGTGCAAGATACTACGGGACAGTCAATGAAGAACAAACTACAAACAACAGGTTACGGAAAAAGG ATAACCATGGCCGGTGATAAGCTTCGCTTGGATGCAGATATCATGTCTTCCTTCTTTACCACATCTTTATTGAATATTGTGGAGCATTTGTCTGATTTGCTTCAAAAACCGGAATGTAAAGGCGTGGAAGCCATACTGATGGTTGGAGGCTATTCGGAGTCTATACTTCTCCAAGACGCGATCAAACAGCAGTTTCCGCATGTGAAAATCCTCGTGCCACCAGAAGCGGGGCTTGCTGTTCTTAAGGGTGCAGTTATTTATGGCCATTGTCCGTCGGCTATTACAGAGCGTGTTTCAAAGTATACCTACGGTATAAGTACTACAGAAACATTTGACAAGAATAAACATCCATGGTCTAAACGGGAGGTCTTTTCCGATGGAACAATTCGATGTGTAGACGTGTGGTCCGTTATAGTTACAGCTGGCGATAAGCTTGTCGTCGGAGAAGCCCAGAACGAAAGGGAGTACTTTCCTGTTTATGAGGATCAGGAGTTCTTACATCTTCCAATATTTGTTACGAGTGACAAAGATCCTAAGTTTACAACAGATGTTGGTAGCAAAAAGGTTGGCTCTGTTACCGTGCCAGTGTCCGGGAGTGGTACTGATAGATCAGTAGGAGTTCGAATGATTTTCGGCGGAACCGAAATTACAGTTGAATGTGTGGAAAAAGCAACAGGTAAAATCACACAGTTGGATATAGCCTTTCTGATGTAA
- the LOC127878940 gene encoding heat shock 70 kDa protein 12A-like, which translates to MERTKQPSKHEETGIARFTQGGRERVPVPYITELKRRFANQRKEEKDPFYLSVDDTTENKQGPCLSFMTERKLENPMFGKTKVTEPSYTYKTERKQSYSHERDEEIDPFYLSDYDATENKKKLTNPLIETTEEREPSYSYKTERKQSFSYRRKVEKDPFYQSGYDTTESKKKLTNPLIETTKVREPPYSYKTERKQSFSYRRKVEIDPFYQSDYDTTESKKKLTNPLIETTKVREPPYSYKTERKQSFSYRRKVEIDPFYQSDYDTTESKKKLEKTLFETTKVTEPSYSYKTERKQGHSHPRKEEKDPLYLSDYETTESKKASKQGALMVAAIDFGTTYSGWAFSFKHDYERDPTKVSAKIWSGGQLTSQKGPTCILIRPDGKTVEAFAFDAETRYSELSENDEHKKWYYFRRFKMALWKKSIHKDTLLKDESGRELSALTVFSLSIRFMKDDLTKISVSQVVGLKPGDIHWVLTVPAIWNDSAKHFMRLAAEQAGMSSDKLTLALEPEAASLYCRHLPVQREGESSLSSFRVGKKYLVLDAGGGTIDITVHEVCAGGNLKEIHKASGGDWGGTKVDVAFTNFLGELTDKSVMPRFKDENMEDYIQLLRDFEIKKRAVDSTKGVKTTIKVPISFFDCVQNTTGSSMKDILKTSGYGKKITIKGDKLRLDADIMPSFFTTSLLNTVEHVSDLLQKPECKGVEDILMVGGYSESMLLQDTIKQQFSHMKIIVPPDAGLAVLKGAVIYGHCPSAITERVSKYTYGVSTTKLFDEDKHPLSKREVYSNGEIRCVDLWSVIVTAGDKLIVGEAQNEQSFSPVFEDQKSMDLAIFVTSDKDPKFTTDVGSKQVGSVNVPLSGRGTDRSVGVRMIFGGTEITVECVEKATGRITQLNIDFLM; encoded by the exons ATGGAACGTACAAAGCAACCAAGCAAGCACGAAGAAACTGGAATTGCAAGGTTTACACAAGGCGGGAGAGAGAGAGTACCTGTTCCGTACATTACGGAACTAAAACGACGCTTTGCAAACCAAAGAAAGGAGGAAAAAGATCCATTCTACCTGAGTGTGGATGATACGACTGAAAACAAACAAGGTCCATGCCTTTCGTTTATGACGGAACGG AAACTGGAAAATCCGATGTTTGGAAAGACGAAAGTGACAGAACCTTCTTACACTTACAAGACGGAACGTAAACAAAGCTATTCACACGAGCGGGATGAGGAAATAGATCCATTTTACCTGAGTGATTACGATGCGACTGAGAACAAAAAG AAACTAACAAATCCGCTGATTGAAACGACGGAAGAGAGAGAACCTTCTTACTCTTACAAGACGGAACGCAAACAAAGCTTTTCATACAGGAGGAAGGTGGAAAAAGATCCATTTTACCAGAGTGGTTATGATACGACTGAAAGCAAAAAG AAACTAACAAATCCGCTGATTGAAACGACGAAAGTGAGAGAACCTCCTTACTCTTACAAGACGGAACGAAAACAAAGCTTTTCATACAGGAGGAAGGTGGAAATAGATCCATTTTACCAGAGTGATTATGATACGACTGAAAGCAAAAAG AAACTAACAAATCCGCTGATTGAAACGACGAAAGTGAGAGAACCTCCTTACTCTTACAAGACGGAACGAAAACAAAGCTTTTCATACAGGAGGAAGGTGGAAATAGATCCATTTTACCAGAGTGATTATGATACGACTGAAAGCAAAAAG AAACTGGAAAAAACGCTGTTTGAAACGACCAAAGTGACAGAACCTTCTTACTCTTACAAGACGGAACGTAAACAAGGTCATTCACACCCGAGGAAGGAGGAAAAAGATCCGCTTTACCTGAGTGATTATGAAACAACTGAGAGCAAAAAG GCTTCAAAGCAAGGAGCTTTAATGGTTGCCGCCATAGACTTTGGGACAACCTACTCTGGTTGGGCGTTTTCATTCAAACATGATTACGAAAGGGATCCAACCAAAGTTTCTGCAAAAATATGGAGTGGAGGCCAGCTAACTTCACAAAAAG GTCCAACGTGTATTCTGATCAGACCAGACGGTAAGACAGTTGAAGCGTTCGCGTTTGACGCGGAGACTCGCTACAGCGAATTGAGCGAGAACGATGAACACAAGAAATGGTACTACTTTCGAAGGTTCAAAATGGCACTTTGGAAAAAG TCCATTCATAAAGACACCCTGTTGAAAGACGAAAGTGGTCGAGAGCTCTCAGCATTGACAGTGTTTTCATTGTCAATAAG ATTTATGAAGGACGATTTAACAAAGATTTCTGTAAGTCAAGTAGTTGGATTGAAACCAGGCGATATTCACTGGGTGTTGACTGTGCCTGCTATATGGAATGATTCAGCAAAACATTTTATGAGACTTGCCGCCGAACAG gCCGGGATGTCATCGGACAAACTAACCCTTGCATTAGAACCGGAGGCAGCCTCTCTTTACTGCAGACACTTGCCCGTGCAGAGAGAAGGGGAATCTAGTCTTTCGTCTTTTCgagttggaaaaaaatatttagttttagaTGCAGGAG GCGGAACTATTGATATAACGGTCCACGAGGTTTGCGCAGGGGGAAACCTAAAAGAGATCCACAAGGCGAGTGGCGGTGACTGGGGAGGAACAAAAGTGGATGTAGCGTTTACGAACTTTCTTGGAGAGCTCACAg ATAAATCAGTGATGCCGAGgttcaaagatgaaaatatggAAGATTATATTCAGCTTCTtcgtgactttgaaataaaaaagagaGCCGTAGATAGCACAAAAGGTGTTAAAACTACAATTAAAGTACCAATATCCTTTTTTGACTGTGTGCAAAATACAACAGGAAGTTCGATGAAGGACATTTTAAAAACATCCGGTTACGGGAAAAAG atAACCATTAAAGGAGATAAGCTTCGCTTGGATGCAGATATTATGCCTTCCTTCTTTACCACATCTTTATTGAATACTGTTGAGCATGTTTCTGATTTGCTTCAAAAACCGGAATGTAAAGGCGTTGAAGACATACTGATGGTAGGAGGCTATTCTGAGTCCATGCTTCTCCAAGACACCATCAAACAGCAGTTTTCGCATATGAAAATCATCGTCCCACCGGATGCGGGGCTTGCTGTCCTTAAGGGTGCAGTGATTTATGGGCATTGTCCGTCGGCAATTACAGAGCGTGTTTCAAAGTATACTTACGGTGTAAGTACCACAAAACTATTTGACGAGGACAAACATCCATTGTCTAAACGAGAGGTATATTCCAATGGAGAAATCCGATGTGTAGACTTGTGGTCCGTTATTGTTACAGCTGGCGATAAGCTTATCGTCGGAGAAGCCCAGAACGAACAGTCTTTCAGCCCTGTTTTTGAGGATCAGAAGTCGATGGATCTTGCGATCTTTGTAACAAGTGACAAAGATCCTAAATTTACAACAGATGTTGGTAGCAAACAGGTTGGCTCTGTCAATGTCCCATTATCCGGACGTGGTACTGACAGATCCGTAGGAGTTCGAATGATTTTTGGCGGAACAGAAATTACTGTTGAATGTGTGGAAAAAGCAACAGGTAGAATCACGCAGTTGAATATAGACTTTCTGATGtaa